A genome region from Astyanax mexicanus isolate ESR-SI-001 chromosome 19, AstMex3_surface, whole genome shotgun sequence includes the following:
- the dnajc7 gene encoding dnaJ homolog subfamily C member 7, with the protein MMRVHASASVSAHHSKMATVDYDAAAGPEMELSDEEMEREAEGYKEQGNAFYIKKEYSEAFNYYTKAIDVCPKNASYYGNRAATLMMLSRYREALEDSQQAVRLDDTFVRGHLREGKCHLSLGNAMAASRCFQKVLELEPDNSQAQQELKNAESILEYERMAEIGFDKRDFRMVVFCMDRALESASACHRFKVLKAECLALLGRYPEAQSVASDILRMDATNGDALYVRGLCLYYEDCIDKAVQFFIQALRMAPDHEKARLACRNAKALKAKKEEGNRAFKEGNFEEAYDLYSEALTIDPNNIKTNAKLYCNRATVGSKLKKLEQAIEDCTKAIKLDESYIKAYLRRAQCYMDTEQYEEAVRDYEKVYQTEKTKEHKHLLKTAQLELKKSKRKDYYKVLGVDKSATEDEIKKAYRKRALMHHPDRHSGASAEVQKEEEKKFKEVGEAFTVLSDPKKKSRYDSGHDLEDDDMNMDFDANNIFKAFFGGPGGFSFEASGPGNFFFQFG; encoded by the exons GGAAGCCGAGGGCTACAAGGAGCAAGGCAATGCTTTTTACATTAAGAAGGAATACTCTGAAGCGTTCAACTACTACACCAAGGCCATAG ATGTTTGCCCGAAGAATGCCAGTTACTATGGCAACCGTGCGGCTACGCTAATGATGCTGAGCCGCTACAGAGAGGCGCTGGAGGACTCCCAACAAGCCGTGCGGCTAGATGACACCTTCGTGAGG GGTCACCTACGGGAGGGCAAGTGCCACCTGTCGCTTGGCAATGCAATGGCTGCCAGCCGCTGCTTCCAGAAGGTTTTGGAGCTGGAGCCCGACAACAGCCAGGCTCAACAAGAA CTGAAGAATGCAGAATCCATTCTAGAGTACGAGCGCATGGCAGAGATTGGTTTTGATAAGCGAGATTTCAGAATG GTGGTTTTCTGTATGGATCGGGCGTTGGAATCTGCATCTGCATGTCACAGGTTTAAGGTGCTGAAGGCGGAGTGCCTGGCGCTTCTCGGCCGCTACCCTGAGGCCCAGTCTGTTGCCAG TGATATCTTGCGGATGGACGCCACTAACGGTGATGCCCTGTATGTGAGGGGCTTGTGTCTTTATTATGAAGATTGCATTGATAAAGCTGTGCAGTTTTTTATTCAGGCGCTCCGTATGGCGCCCGACCACGAAAAGGCCCGGTTGGCCTGCAGA AATGCCAAAGCACTGAAAGCTAAGAAAGAAGAGGGGAACAGAGCATTCAAAGAAGGCAATTTTGAAGAGGCCTATGATCTCTACTCTGAGGCTCTGACCATCGATCCTAACAACATTAAAACCAATGCCAAGCTCTACTGCAACCGAGCCACTGTTGGCTCAAAG TTGAAGAAACTGGAGCAGGCCATAGAAGACTGTACAAAAGCTATCAAATTGGATGAGTCCTATATTAAAGCTTATCTAAGAAGAGCCCAGTG TTACATGGACACAGAGCAGTATGAAGAAGCAGTCCGAGACTATGAGAAGGTCTATCAGACAGAGAAAACTAAAG AACATAAGCACTTGTTAAAGACTGCCCAGCTGGAGCTAAAGAAGAGTAAAAGAAAAGATTATTATAAAGTTCTCGGAGTGGATAAGAGCGCCACGGAAGATGAGATCAAGAAGGCTTACCGTAAACGAGCCCTGATGCACCATCCAG ACCGTCACAGTGGAGCGAGTGCTGAGGTACAAAAGGAGGAGGAAAAGAAGTTTAAAGAAGTTGGAGAAGCCTTTACGGTGCTCTCAGACCCCAAGAAAAAGTCACGCTACGACAGCGGCCATGACCTGGAGGACGATGACATGAACAtgg ATTTCGATGCCAATAATATCTTCAAAGCGTTCTTTGGTGGTCCTGGCGGGTTCAGTTTTGAAG CATCCGGACCTGGAAATTTCTTCTTCCAGTTCGGCTAA